A window of Leclercia adecarboxylata contains these coding sequences:
- the lpxB gene encoding lipid-A-disaccharide synthase, with protein MVDSRPLTIALVAGETSGDILGAGLIRALKARVPNARFVGVAGPLMQAEGCEAWYEMEELAVMGIVEVLGRLRRLLHIRADLTRRFTELQPDVFVGIDAPDFNITLEGNLKKQGIKTIHYVSPSVWAWRQKRVFKIGRSTNLVLAFLPFEKAFYDKFNVPCRFIGHTMADAMPLDPDKNAARDQLGIPHDAHCLALLPGSRGAEVEMLSADFLKTAQILRQTYPDLEVVVPLVNAKRREQFERIKAEVAPDLHVHLLDGKGREAMVASDAALLASGTAALECMLAKCPMVVGYRMKPFTFWLAKRLVKTDYVSLPNLLARRELVKELLQDECEPQALAAALLPLLADGKTSHEMHDTFRELHQQIRCNADEQAADAVLELAK; from the coding sequence ATGGTCGATAGTCGCCCGCTTACGATCGCCCTCGTCGCCGGAGAAACCTCCGGCGATATTCTTGGTGCAGGTCTGATTCGAGCGCTCAAAGCGCGCGTTCCCAACGCGCGCTTTGTCGGCGTTGCGGGTCCATTGATGCAGGCTGAAGGTTGTGAAGCCTGGTATGAAATGGAAGAGCTGGCGGTGATGGGCATCGTTGAGGTGCTGGGTCGCCTGCGCCGGTTGCTGCACATTCGCGCCGATCTGACGCGTCGCTTTACCGAGCTTCAGCCCGATGTGTTTGTGGGTATTGATGCACCTGACTTCAACATTACCCTTGAAGGTAATCTGAAAAAGCAGGGGATCAAAACCATTCACTATGTCAGTCCGTCCGTCTGGGCGTGGCGACAGAAACGCGTTTTCAAAATAGGCAGATCGACGAATCTGGTCCTGGCCTTCCTGCCTTTCGAAAAAGCGTTTTACGATAAATTCAACGTTCCGTGCCGCTTTATCGGTCATACCATGGCCGATGCCATGCCGCTTGATCCCGATAAAAATGCCGCACGTGACCAGCTTGGCATCCCACATGACGCTCACTGTCTGGCACTGTTGCCGGGGAGCCGTGGCGCAGAAGTTGAGATGCTCAGTGCTGATTTTCTGAAAACCGCGCAGATCTTGCGTCAGACTTACCCTGACCTGGAAGTGGTTGTGCCGCTGGTGAATGCCAAACGCCGGGAGCAGTTTGAGCGCATTAAAGCCGAGGTGGCCCCCGACCTGCATGTTCATCTGTTAGATGGCAAAGGTCGTGAAGCGATGGTGGCCAGCGATGCCGCTTTACTGGCATCCGGTACCGCTGCGCTGGAGTGCATGCTGGCGAAATGCCCGATGGTTGTGGGCTATCGTATGAAGCCCTTTACTTTCTGGCTGGCAAAACGGCTGGTGAAAACGGATTACGTCTCCCTGCCAAACCTGCTTGCCCGGCGCGAGCTGGTGAAAGAGCTGCTGCAGGATGAGTGCGAGCCGCAGGCCTTAGCCGCTGCGCTGTTGCCGCTGCTGGCTGACGGCAAAACCAGCCACGAAATGCATGACACATTCCGGGAACTGCATCAGCAGATCCGCTGTAATGCCGACGAGCAGGCGGCTGACGCGGTGCTGGAGTTAGCGAAATGA
- the rnhB gene encoding ribonuclease HII, with amino-acid sequence MMEFVYPHTHLVAGVDEVGRGPLVGAVVTAAVILDPSRPIIGLNDSKKLTEKRRLALFDEIKEKALSWSLGRAEPHEIDELNILHATMLAMQRAVAGLSVVPEYVLIDGNRCPALPMPSLAVVKGDSRVAEISAASIVAKVTRDAEMAALDLSFPQYGFAQHKGYPTAFHLERLAEHGATEHHRRSFGPVKRALGLMS; translated from the coding sequence ATGATGGAATTTGTTTATCCCCACACCCATCTGGTGGCGGGTGTGGATGAGGTCGGACGTGGGCCGCTGGTGGGCGCGGTGGTGACTGCCGCAGTGATCCTCGATCCTTCCCGGCCGATAATCGGTCTGAATGATTCGAAAAAATTAACCGAAAAGCGCCGCCTGGCGTTATTCGATGAAATCAAAGAGAAAGCGCTGTCCTGGAGTTTAGGACGTGCAGAACCGCATGAGATCGACGAGCTGAACATTCTGCATGCCACTATGCTGGCGATGCAGCGTGCCGTAGCCGGGCTGAGCGTGGTACCAGAGTATGTGCTGATTGACGGTAATCGCTGTCCGGCGCTGCCCATGCCGTCGCTGGCGGTGGTGAAGGGCGACAGCCGGGTAGCAGAAATCAGTGCCGCCTCGATCGTTGCTAAAGTCACGCGCGATGCCGAAATGGCCGCGCTTGATCTCTCATTTCCCCAGTATGGTTTTGCCCAGCATAAGGGGTATCCTACCGCTTTCCATCTGGAAAGACTGGCAGAACACGGCGCAACTGAGCACCACCGCCGCAGTTTTGGGCCGGTAAAACGCGCACTGGGACTGATGTCCTGA
- the lpxA gene encoding acyl-ACP--UDP-N-acetylglucosamine O-acyltransferase has protein sequence MIDKTAFIHPTAIVEEGAVIGANVHIGPFCIVGPHVEIGEGTVLKSHVVVNGHTTIGRDNVIYQFASIGEVNQDLKYAGEPTRVEIGDRNRIRESVTIHRGTVQGGELTKVGSDNLFMVNAHIAHDCTVGNRCILANNATLAGHVSVDDHAIIGGMTAVHQFCIIGAHVMVGGCSGVAQDVPPYVIAQGNHATPFGVNIEGLKRRGFSREAIMAIRNAYKQLYRNGKTLEEAKPEIAELAKQHPEVNAFVEFFARSTRGLIR, from the coding sequence GCCGTTATTGGTGCTAACGTCCACATTGGTCCATTTTGTATTGTTGGACCCCATGTCGAAATTGGTGAGGGTACCGTACTGAAATCTCACGTCGTTGTGAATGGTCATACGACCATTGGCCGCGACAACGTGATCTATCAGTTCGCCTCCATCGGTGAAGTTAACCAGGATCTGAAATATGCTGGCGAACCAACCCGTGTGGAAATTGGCGATCGTAACCGCATTCGCGAAAGCGTCACCATTCATCGTGGCACAGTACAGGGTGGTGAGTTGACGAAGGTGGGCAGCGATAACCTGTTTATGGTCAACGCGCATATCGCGCATGACTGTACCGTTGGTAACCGCTGTATTCTCGCCAACAATGCAACGTTGGCGGGACACGTATCAGTTGACGATCATGCCATCATTGGCGGCATGACCGCAGTCCATCAGTTCTGCATCATTGGTGCGCACGTGATGGTCGGCGGCTGCTCCGGCGTGGCGCAGGACGTCCCGCCGTATGTGATTGCGCAGGGCAACCATGCGACGCCGTTTGGCGTTAACATTGAAGGCCTTAAGCGTCGCGGTTTCAGCCGTGAAGCGATTATGGCAATCCGTAACGCCTACAAACAGTTGTACCGTAATGGTAAAACGCTGGAAGAGGCTAAGCCGGAAATTGCCGAACTGGCGAAGCAGCATCCTGAGGTGAACGCGTTCGTGGAATTCTTCGCACGCTCAACTCGCGGTCTGATTCGTTAA